TAACTGGAGATGGATCCTTTTGctgtgggtggggagtgggtcaCCCCATTGTTGAGAAGCAGGAGGACTCCCCTGtctggggcctcagttttctctttctgtgaacaGTGGGGACCTTTGTTTTGGGCAAGGGCTTTGTCTTTGTCATCCCTTCACTTGTATCCCACTCCAGGGGGCCTGGTGACCAGGACTGTGAGGCAGCATCTCAATCTGAACAACGCAGAACAGCTATGCAGGTGAGGGCAGGCCAGCATCCAGCATGTAGCACCCTTCTCCACCTTCCCCCCTGTACAGGCTCTGCTGGGTATTCGAGCAGATCTCCCAGTAAGGCCACGCTTTGGGCAATGCCCATTCTTCAACATTTTCTCACCTCTGGGTGATGGGCTAGCCCTGTGTAGCAGGGGGCGAGGAGGCAGCCCGTGGGGGGTGGGTAGCCGGTTGTCACCATCTCCCTCTGAGCACTCCCTGTCCACAACGCTGTCCTCTGAAGGTACCAGGGCCCTGTGCTGCTGATTCGCAGAACCAAGGATGAGATCATCACTACCACGTGAGTGCCTGGGAACCTCTGCCCTCCCGGATCCCAGACGGAGCTAGGAAGTTACCCCTCCTGTCTCTGCCCGCCAGAAACCTGGGTATCCAGACCCTTCCTCCCCAACCTAAGCCCCTCCAGTGTCCATTCTTCCCACCCCCAGGGTTCCCGAGGATATCATGTCCAACCGAGGCAATGACCTCCTGCTGAAGCTCCTGCAGTATCGGTgagctggcgggggtgggggtggggggggcgtcgTACATGTGTGTGCTGACACTGGCCagcagggggcggagggggggaggagggtttAGGGGTAAGGAGCGAAGGGAATTGGGTCCTGACCTCCCCTCCCGGTGCTCCCTCTGTAGGTATCCCCGTGTGATGGCAGAGGAGGGTCTTCGAGTGGTGAGGCAGTGGCTGGAGGCCTCCTCACAGCTGGAGGAAGGTGCGAGGGGATGCCCCGAGGCCTGTGGGTGGGGGCGTGGCAAGGCCAGGTCACTGACGCGGCTCCCCTCTCTGCCTGCGCAGCCTCGATCTACAGCCgttgggaggtggaggaggacTGGTGCCTATCCGTCCTCCGCTCCTACCAGGCAGAACACGGGCCTGACTTTCCCTGGAGTGTGGGTAAggaggtcctggggcaggagagggtgTCGGGAAGAGTCCAGGAGGGGGATGAATCCCCGGATGTATGGCCCTTGTGTGAGCGCCTCTTCCCTGCAGGGGAGGACATGGATGCAGACGGAAGGCAGCAGCTGGCCTTGTTTCTGGTGAGCTAAGGGGTGGCAGGCAGGAAGGGGGTGCTGGGATGGCCAGGGGGCACGTGTGGGACTTGGGGACAGCATCGGAAGTGGCAGCTTGTAGAGCGCGGGTGGCGGTTTCAGGGGCCGTGGAGGTGTTTGGTGGTGGCTGCTCACCGCTGTGCTCTGCACCCCACCTGTCCTGCCCTCTTTGTTCAGGCTCAGAAGCATCTGCACAACTTTGAGGCCACACACTGCACCCCGCTCCCAGCCCAGAACTTCCAGATGCCCTGGCACCTCTAGCGACCACAGTGGGACTCGTTCTGAAAGAGTGGGACAGGAGGAGACATGAGGAAGGATCCTCTTACTTGTGATTCTCTGTGTTCATGTTGCTGTTTATAGTTTGTGGAAAGCAGGGGGACTGTCCCCCTTCTCACTGCCCTCTTGCACGTTTCCCCTCCTCCATCCGGCAGTACCTAACCTTTCCCAACACACAGCCTGCATTCGATGAATGGATTATTcctaataattaataaaaaggtattttttctACAGCCGGGCTAATTGTTTGGCTTCCCAAATGTCCAGGAGCCTGGGGCTGGTAGTGGGGACAGCTGAAGCCTCAAAGGGCTGGGTTTTGGggaaccccctccccagccagccaATTCAACCCTTCCCATCCCTGCCGTTCCCCCAGGCCTTCAGCCCCCCAACCTGAACTGTCCTCATGCAGTGGGTCCCCATGCCTCCCTGTTCACTGGTCTGTCGAGTAGTACCACCATGTACAACCTCCCCTGCCCGCGCTTTCTAGTACCTGATTTCCCCTACTCAGGAATCTTCTACGGATTTCCAGATTCAACCTGCATGGCTTCACCATCAGTACCCCCAGTGTTCGTTGCTCAGCTCTTGCTGTTCCCATGGGGAGTGAGGAACAGCCCACTCCCCACGTCTTAACAGCAAACCCTGCACACCTCCTCACCGTGTCATCGAGTCTTTTGTTGCAATTCAAAAACAGGGCCTGCCAGGGACTGAGGCTTGGGTGCCAAGGGCTTATGTTCTCCCACAGCCACATTTCACCGTTCTGGacagctcttagaagaaaatccTTAGGTTGAACCTGAGGAAATGGGTTTTCTCTAACTTCTGTCCTATTTCCAATCCTTGGATTTCATGGAACAGAATCTGTCTTCGACCCATCAATATGTTCCTGGCCACCTCCTTCTTTGGGAACCTATTTTCTAGATGAAACTCCCCCAGATTTACCCTCCTTGGCCACTGTTGTGAACAAGCTTAACATGGGCAAGCAATAATGCTCTGATGTCCTAGATGGCCTGTGGCTAATTTCAGTGTCTCCTGAACCCCACGGCATGAAGCTCCTTCTGCATTCTCTGGGGCAGGAGCATACTGAGTCTTCACTGGAAGGGTGATCTCTGATATGACACCTGATATTTGGGGTTAAAATGAGAGGAGGTGGCCGCAGCTCCAGAATGTTCAACTTTTAGCAAATACTGGAGAGTTGATGCTGGCACTCTGCTCCTCTGTCCCATCCCAGGGGGCAAACGGTGGGAAGTGTGGAGCATGAAGCTGTAGGACCAGTTGCCCGGTTCTGAACTTCACACTCCCTGATCCACCAAGACAGTTAGTTAATCTGGAAAATAAGTCTGTTCAGCTAAGTTAACCTCCTTGAATGCAAATAGGGGGCACCTAGCCCCACCTCCCACACCCTGGAGACAAGGGACTCCCCCTTCCTGGCCATGGCCACTAGGGACTCTGTTGACCTACCTCTACCACCACTTCCCCCTACCCCTTTCTTCCTGCACATACTATAAAGAACAGTGGATGTCATGAGGAGCCCTTGGATATATTTAgtggatggggagggggaagTTTAACATTTGAAttctggaccccccccccccccgcacccacCCAGGGGCCTCAGTCTACATCCTTAGATCATTCCCCACCTGATAAAGTTCACATCAGCTGTTTGCTGAACAACCCCCACCTGGGGTGGGACCAGCTCCCTGTCCACTCCTCCTCATCCTATATAGCAGGGTTCCAACAGTCTCAGGAGAACATCTGAGATGCAGATCTCACATCCGCTGGGGCTCTGGACCTTGCTTTAATGGGCACCAGGTAAGGCCCGGACGGCCAGGCGTCCCCGAGGAGCTGGGCACACTGGGAGAGAGGATGGAGGCTGGGACAAAGAAGAATTAGCACCTGAGCAGGAAACCTGGGAAGGAGAAGTGGGCCCTGGGCTGGACCATCCCTCATCCTTCCCTATCTTAGAGGCTGCCGGAGTCGGCTCTGGGCTCCGCGTTTGGGCTGAGGATTTGCTCCACTTCCCCAGGAGGGGCAGGTGTCTCCTTCTCGGCTGTCACAAGTGGGTGAGGGCCAGGTACCTATCCACTCATTCATCCAGCCACTCAACAAGCCATCCCAACACCCTGAGGAACcaagtcattcatttttttcattcatttatattcgGGCTAAGGATCGCTTCTCGAGTTCCTCTCCCAGGCCGCCTGGTCTAGCCGGTCGGCTAACAGAACTTGGCTCTCGTCCAGTCCAAATCATCTACGGCCCCGCCCCTTGTCGGCCCCGTTCCCTGAAGGTGGCATTCGGCCCTCCGTTGTTTCGTCACTCGGCTGCTTACCCCCAGGCGTCCCTTGTCCCGGGGGAGGGGCACTCAGCCCAGATACAGCCCTCCGCAGGTGTCACCATGGCGACCACAGCAGCGCCCCGCCTCTTCGCCCCGGGAAAGCCTCCTTGGAGCCCGTCACCGTGGCAACGAACTCACGAGGCTCCGCCCGCGCACTGGCCGCGCCCAGTCGCTTAGACTGGGGAGTAACAAAATGAAACAGGGACAGCGTTGATGGCCCTGAGGCCACGCCCCTTCCGAAGAAcacctctcccagccccacccagcccagtCCCGAAATAGCACGCGTGTGTCTTCCCTCCCGCTGCGCGCGCGGCTATGGGCTCTAACTCCACAGCGAGTCTTCCCAGACCTCTCAGGGTCACTCCTTCAGGGAGCCCACCCTCGGCTACCCATAACTCCCTAGTGCTTGGACTTAGTTGCGGTTATATTCGAGAGAGGGGTTCCGAGGACGCTGTGAAATTCCCTTCTAACTCCCTTTTGCCCCCTTCGCTTCAAGAGGAGCCCCCCGCTCTCTGATTCTCTGTcgttcattcaacagacatttcgGCTGGTGCCAGGCGGCCCTCCCACCAACTTCATTACTCTGACTTttcaataatacatttttcttcattcatcccAACGCTCTAAGGAGCGCAGTGGCATGTATTCCTTTCGTGTTTCTTCTTTCCCGTGCGTCTTCCTTGGCGCGAGTCGCCGTCCCTTTCTTCCCATCTTCCCCAACAGCACCCGAGGCCGGATGATTCTTGGATGGTCCAGGATTATAAAGCAGGGAGCCCTCCTGCAGCGCCGCTCCCCAAACCTCCAGACCGGAAACTGGAGCAGGTGATTCGCTCCTTTACGCCCAGCTCTTCCCACAGCCCACCCACACTTAAAGTGAAAaccctgaggggcgcctgggtagctcggttggttaagcgtctgccttcaacttgggtcgtgatctcggggtgccgggatcaagtcccgcatggggatccttgctcactggggagcctgccgctcccactgctttacgctctctgacaaatggataaataaaaaccttaaaaaaaaaatgaaagcccgGAGTCCCTCAGAGACTGACCTGGAGAGGGGTATGCCGAGAGTCCGCCGGGCGTAGGAGCCAGGCAGGCAACGCACCCAGTCCCGGGCAGAGGAGGTGGGCGGGGCGCCCGGGACGCCCACGGCCGCTTATTGGTTGCCGCGTAGCCTCCTGCCTGGGAGGGTTGGTGGCGCCGCAGCGCCGCCTTCCGGGGAAGCCGCGTAGTGCTCTGGGTGTCCGTTAGGGGTGGATGTCTGGGTCCGACGCGGGCTTGGCTTTCCCAGGTTTTCTTCCCAGCCGCTCCCCGCCGAGAACTGAGCTTGGCCTGGGGGCCGCCCCCGCATCCTCCTGGGAGCCCGGAGGTGCAGTCAAGCTCGGAGAGCGAGCGCACGGCGCCGGAGCCTGTGGGCGCAGGAGATCAGAGCCACTGACCTGCAGCTGAGCTTAGGCGGGGCGGCGGAAGGGGGGCGTAAGGAAAGGTGCTGGCCACCCGGAAACCCCACGGAGGCCACTGGACTGAACAGGTCACTGGGGACCCAGGTGTCCTTGCTTTGGGATTTCTTACTGTTCCACGTTTTCCACATCTTGGAAAGTGGTACCACCAATCATCTCCTTGTGCAAGCCTATCCCTCCACCTTCCCTCTTTCCATATTCAGTCTAACTCCAAATCTGTCCAGTCTTCCTTCTAAGTGTCCGATTCCTTCATGGCGTCTCCTGCCTCTCTTCTGCTAGACCAGGCCGCCATCTTGTGGCTGGACTCAGGAATAGCTTCCTAACTGGTTTCCCGGGCTCCTCAGTctttaaacaaacagaaatctgATCTTGTTGCTCCTTTGGTCAGTGCCTTCGACTTCTCAGGCGCTCCCGGGAAGCACTTGTCTTCTCCTCCCACCACCGCTCCCCATTATTCCTTGTTGTCTCCCCGACTAGAATGCTCTGTGAGGGCGGGGATTTTGTGCAATGTTGTATCCCCAACACCTGATACCGTGAAGAAACTTGTATAGATTAAATATGAAAGGAAGTTTCCCTCTCATTCCCCTCTTGCCAGGGTTCTGTCCCCAAGGCAGGATATTAGGCCTTAGAGTGGTCATGGCTGAGgacactctgtctctctggctATCCTGGCACTGATTTCCACCCCAAATGGGTGTTACCTTCCTCTTGGCCAATTTCTCTTCCGCCAATATAAGCTCCAACTGGAGGCTGGTGGGCAGTCATGCATTTTATGGCAGGGCCTGCAGGTAGCCGGAGTATGGGGCCCCTGGGCCTCCACAGCACCCCCCAAGCCCTGTACATGGTCCTTTTAATAGCGCTGGTCATGATGAGCTTGGTGTTTGGTAAGTGGCTCTAAGGGGTCAGAAGGGTCTCCTGGTCTGGAGAAACCCACAGACACCAGGTGTCTGGGTACATCTGCCCAGGATGCTCAGGTAAACCCGGGCAGGAGGAGACATGGGATGGATGGGATAATGCCTAGGGACTGGGTGGGAAAGGACTGATGTTCACTCTGAGGGAGATTTCTGGTTATCACCCCAGGGCCGTCTCAACAGCAGTGACCTGAATGAAGATACTGAAGGGACCCCATTCAAATCTGGGGCAGTGCAGAATAGGGAGGGTTCCGGGAACGTGCTAAATGACAGAACCAAGATCTACAGAGTAGAACAAGCCTCAATCCAGCCTGATAATCTCCTCACTTGAGTGCAAAACACCACCTGTGTAGAAGCAGGATTCAAAGTGTTTGTTCGGTATCTGCCTCACACTAAGTGCTCCACTGGGTCTGGGGACTCATTAACATGTGGTCTGGGCCTAGgaccagaggaagagggaagtgtATATACTCGTAGTTGGGGAGGGCTTTGTTGACAGAGTTTAATATGAGTCTTTCCAGTGAAAAGACCACCAAAGAATGTGGTGGTGGGCTTCCTGAGGTCTGTCTACAAAGGGCAGACGCTTCCTATCCTGTCATGATGCAGTCTTGTTTTTACTTCTTGAACATTACAGATTAAGAAAGCATATTCAAAAGCGAGTCCATAGGTGTGAGGGACTGTAAAACCAAGTCCCAGAGGAAGAACTGTCCTCACTGAACTGCCCAAAGCTGGAATGAGCTGCCCCTGCCTAACCTTTGAACTTAGAAGCTTGCAGAGTGCTGGGCACACGTTAGCACCTCAAATTcatgttgaatgagtgaatgaattcctTAATGAGTTCCTTATTTCAGGAGGTGTAAGAGCAGAGAATGGAGATTTTAACAAGACCTCTGGTAGAGGATTAAGCCCGATGGTTTTCAAGAATTGGTGATCTTATGGTTTTCTgagatggggaggtggggagggggttgaCCAGCCGGGAAATTAGGTGGGTTTGGAGTCAGTGTTTGTCTGTGTTCTAGGTAATTTTGATCCTGAACCCCCTCATCCAGTTCAGCTCCCCAAATACCTGCGCTGCTATCGATGCCTCTTGGAGACCAAGGAGTTGGGATGCCTTCTGGGATCAGACATCTGCCTCGCCCCACCTGGCAGCAGCTGCATGACTCTCCTCATAAAGAACAGTAAGCTGCTTATCTTTGGCTCAGCCCGTCCCCGAAATGTAGGTCTCAGCTGTACCCCACGTCGGGTTCCTGCTCCCATCCTGGTCTCTTTCCTTACCTTCAGAGCCATTCTCTGTCTCCGCTTCCACGCCTCTGTTCCCTCAGCCTGCAGCTGACCAGCTCCCGCCTTCCTTACAGCACCCAGCCTTGTGGGGGACCCTTGTGAGCACCAGCCCTCCCCCCAGCCTGTcctcaggctcccttctccctgcctgtcAGCCACAGTTCCTGCAGACATCTCTGCCCCATCCACTGCTTCTTCCCAGTCTCCTTCCCTGGGTCTTGCCTTATTCTCCTTGACCCCTAAGGGTTCATGTTCACCAAAGTTTGGACCTTAGCTGTCTTCCCGCTTTACTCTTCCCAGAGGATTTGCTCTGCTTCCTCCTGAATTTGAATGTTAGGCCAAACTGTCATGTCAAATGGCCCTCTGGAGAGCAACACCTCATTTTCAATTTGCTGAAAATTGACTACATTTCCCTGTTCCTCACGCCTGCTCTTCCACACAATCCctcacacttttctttctttctctctctccctccctcccttccttcctctttcttctttttctttcagctggGTGCCCCTCCcttatcctttttaaaatgcaaaacatggggcgcctgggtggctcagtcggttgggcagctgccttccactcaggtcatgatcccagggtcctgggatggggccccacatcgggctccctgctcagcaggaggcctgcctctccctctacctctttctgcagctctgcctacttgtgctctctctctatctctgttaaataaataaaaatcttaaaaaaaataataaaacgcAAAACATGTATTGTGTGCcagcactattctaagcacttacAACTCTCTGAGATAGGTATTGTTATTACTAccccctccccattttacagatgaggaaaaagaggcacagaaaggtcaATACCTTGCCCAAGTCTCCTAGAAGCTGAGTCACAGTTTGTGTGTTCTTAAACAACTACAATACTCCTAAAACACTACAGAGATGGTGCTCTTAAACAACCACTACATGAAATTAccttcaaattcaaattcaagtctTTTTATTACACTTCTTAAACATAGATACGGTCCAATATCAGAGTACTCAAGCATATCAAAGAGAAGCCTCTCTCAACTTCTCCTTATATGGTCCTGGCCCAAGTGCTGGTTCCCCTTCCCCAGCAAGACCAAACTCAGCCCCCTCCAACCATCACTATATTTTGAGTGGCTCTTTTCCCATTAACCTTCCACAGAATTCATAGCTGGTGACTCCCTGGCATTCCCTGCTCCTGCCCAGTTCCAGAAATCTTTGCCTTTTGAGGGACCAGGGAAGGGTGTGGGGGCAGTGATGCTAAGTCCATATGGATTGAGGGGATGGAGGGGCTTCGGGCTGTGCCTCGGACCTGGGATCTCTGTATCACTGGTTGCTGCCATCCTTCCCCAGACAGTGGTTCTGACATCATGGTGAGTGACTGCCGCCGCAAGGAACAGATGAGTGATTGTTCATATACCCGCTCTTCTCCAGTGTTTGGCTTCTGGATATTTTCTCGATGCTGCTTCCGGGAGTTCTGCAATAACCCCCAGAACAGAGTCTTCTATATTCCTTAGAATTTCTGCAGAGacttttaagaataaaatccTGCCAGTCGCCTTTCATCTTCTTGATTTCCAGCTGGCTGGCACAGCCAGAACAACTTCCAGTTCTTTCTACCAGCCCTCCCAGCCTCCAAGTTACtggaccccagccccagctgcctctTATTTGACACCCTCAACACCCCTTTTTCCCACTCTAtccctcccccaggctccctcTCCAGAAGTCTCTGAATTTTGCCTTCAGGTCCTCACAGTGTGAcagcttttctcctctcttctcccacctcTTGGCTGCTCCTTAGCCCAGCTTTGCCCCTTCTCCCACCATGGGCCTCCCAAGTCCCCAGCTGTTACTCCCAAATAAATTGGTGTGCAAACTACATGGCTTGTCTGTGTCTTCTGGTAGTGGTGGAGGCTGAGCTCCTGCCTGACTGCCCTGCtgtgggggcaggtgaggggctcccagctctgctgaGCTCTGCTTCTGCCCCAACTCCATGTCTTGAATTCAGCTCtagacacaaaaaaatgaagaggaaccAAAGCACTCCTGCAGGGAAGGCTGGAAGGGCAAGGGGCATCCTTGGCAGTGGGGTCAAATCCAGGGCTGTGTGAGAACTGCAGGAGAGGTCCACAGCAGGGAGAGGTGCTGGTGGGAGCGGAGCTGTgagaggcccaggcccaggcccaggcccaggctgagGGGTGGGATGCTCTGTGGAAGAGCCGCTAGGTCTCGTGGAGCCCTGGCCTGACCCCAGGCTCAGCTCCCCTTCTCAAGGATGGTGTGGGGTTACTGCAGAATTTTGGGCCTTGCATTCCTCAGCCTCTGAGACCGTCCTCCACTTTGACTTGCTAGATTTGTATAAACCTAGACTTTTACACTGAAGTCAGAGGTGATGGAGAAAAGTGGGCCCAGACAGAGGGGGGGCACACTGAAGGTTTGGACCTATTTTTGTACCTCCAACTGCTCCCTGACCTACAAATTAATATCGGTGCTTCCTGCCAGAGCACAGGCCATTAAAGGGGCCATGGAGCTCAGTTAACATATGTGCAAAATGTGTAAGTGAAACTACACATTGTAGTTCACATGTAGCTGCATGATGCCATTTGTTATCAAGCACAGACAAAATTCCTCTAAGCAGCTACAACTCAGGACAGTGGCTACTGCTGAGTTGGGAGACGTGCCTGGGAGGGTGCACAAAGGCAGCTTTGGGTGCTGATAAAGGCCTTTATACGGACTTGAGGACTCGTGACACAGGTGTGTGGTTTACAAAAACTCAAGTTATGGTGTATGCAAGCTTCTGTACGTTTTGCTAAAGAGGTTTAAAAATAGGCCAaaagggcacctggttggctcagttggtacaacGTAttgctcttgatcttgggggcatgagttcgagccccatgttgaggatagagattactttaaaagtaGTAATAGAggcacttggtggctcagttggttaagcgtctgccttcggctcaggtcatgatcccagggtcctgggatcaagccccacaccaggctccctgctcagctgggggtctgcttctccctctcccccctcctccctcaaataaaatcttttaaaatttttaaaaaatagtagtaaTAAGTACATGCATACACAAACACCACAATCTGTATCTCTGTCCCTAAGGCGTGTGTCTATTTTGAAGGCTCTAATTTtcacctgtgcacacacacacatgcactctttCGATCCCATGAAGTACTATTCCTCCTTGACAGGTGACCAAAGTAAGGTAGAGACCAACTTATCCAAGTGGCAGAGGAGCTCGGATTGGGTCCCCCAACCACAAAGTTGCACTACTTTTCAGAATAAGGTTTCACAATCCCCGCACTGGTTTACAAGACTCAGAAAGGCAGGCACCTAGCTGTACTCACTAACACCAAGCCCAGAGCAGTGTGTTTATTGCATGTATGGAAAGTTATGCATATTCATTATTGCTTTCTGTATGCTTGTAGTTTTTCAAATGAAGTATCAAAATAAAGATCGAACCACTGCAGCTCCAACCATTATCTCTGAACATCCCCCATGCCCCAACCTAGCTCCCTACTGAGGGGTCCTGGGTGCCAGGATCCTAAAAAGAACTAACAACAGGCAAGAACCCAGATCCCTCAGCACCAGGTAACTCTGAGATACAGACCGGGGCCCTTTGGTTTGCTCCCGAGTTTTCCTGGTTCAAAGGAGAGTTTTCCACCTCTGTTAGATGGAAAACCCTGATGTAACCTGGGTTTTAACTTTCTagggcaagttttttttttttttagttcaagattttatttttaagtaatctctacacccaacgtggggctcgaacttacaaccgcaagctcaagagtcacatgctctactgactgaaccagccaggcacccctgtggggTAAGTCAAAAGCTAAGAGAAGTCATAATCCTCACAGCTGAACAGATCTCTAGCCAAGCAGAAGATGGGATGGATAAAGGCTCTTAAGGGACAAGCCATGAGGAAGCCACAAAGGCCAAGTGGAATGGGCCAGGCTCTAGATGGTTTGATCCCCATGCCCAATCCACCTTCTTTCCCTGGTCTATACTTGCCCACACCTGAGCCTGACCCCATAAACAGTGTGACACAGACTTAGCCCAGTCCATTTATTGTGGAGGTTGTGGAGAGCAAGCAGGAGATGTGCAGAGCAGGCCAGACCCtcgcctctcctctcccctcccctggcaTCTACTGAAGTGGGTGTCAGGACTCAGTGATACGAAGTGAGGCTGGGGAGGCCAGGGACTGcaatgggagaagagagaagcaggcgaccagggcaggggtgggggtggagggagtgaAGCAGGGACAGCACAGTGCTAGTCAGAAAATGTGCACACAagtctccccttcattcttcttgcTGCAAGTTCAGTCTGGGTCTTAAGATGGGCACAGGATGTGATCTACAACTAGATCTGAACGGAGGCAGCAGTGACCAGATTGACAGGGGACTGGAAAGATGAGGGGAATGACAGACTCCGATGACAGGAAAGGGCACGAGGAAGCCACTGTGCCTTCCCCAGGCCGGCATAGGCAGACTCTAAACTCATTTTCTACGAGGTCCAGCACCACCAgtttctgggaaagaaaagacaCCAAAGCCACAGTCATGCTGGAAGT
Above is a window of Zalophus californianus isolate mZalCal1 chromosome 7, mZalCal1.pri.v2, whole genome shotgun sequence DNA encoding:
- the LY6G5C gene encoding lymphocyte antigen 6 complex locus protein G5c produces the protein MHFMAGPAGSRSMGPLGLHSTPQALYMVLLIALVMMSLVFGNFDPEPPHPVQLPKYLRCYRCLLETKELGCLLGSDICLAPPGSSCMTLLIKNNSGSDIMVSDCRRKEQMSDCSYTRSSPVFGFWIFSRCCFREFCNNPQNRVFYIP